A genomic window from Bacteroidales bacterium includes:
- a CDS encoding N-acetylmuramoyl-L-alanine amidase produces MRKINKIILHCSATKEGQSFTAKDIDQWHKQRGWKSIGYHYVILIDGTVQPGRPESETGAHTVGQNSHSIGICYIGGLDPDGKAKDTRTYQQKAALKSLISDLLKKYPGSTIHGHNEFANKDCPCFDVKKEFEQ; encoded by the coding sequence ATGAGAAAGATCAATAAAATCATATTGCATTGCTCCGCTACAAAAGAAGGGCAATCGTTTACGGCAAAGGACATTGACCAATGGCATAAACAAAGAGGGTGGAAAAGTATTGGTTATCATTATGTGATATTGATAGATGGTACGGTCCAGCCTGGCCGTCCCGAATCAGAAACCGGTGCACATACTGTCGGGCAAAATTCCCATTCTATCGGTATCTGCTATATTGGCGGTTTAGACCCGGACGGTAAAGCTAAAGACACACGTACCTATCAACAAAAAGCAGCATTGAAAAGCCTTATATCCGATTTGTTGAAGAAATATCCAGGATCAACAATTCATGGACATAATGAATTTGCAAACAAAGACTGCCCGTGTTTTGATGTAAAAAAAGAGTTTGAGCAATGA